In the bacterium genome, CACCCCGACCGCCGCCGCCCCCACGGCCCGGGCCCGCGGGGGCCTGGCCGGTGGCGGCGGGAGTGGGCACGGTGCTCAGGGACGGGTTCAGGCGCCAGGCGCCGCTGAAGTCGGCGGGGACGGCGTTCGGGGCGGCGGTTGCGGTGGAATCGGGTTGCGCCGCGCCGGCGGCGGCGACGTCGGGCAGGACGGCGAGGGCGACCACGACGGTCAGGGCCAGGATCTTGGGCATGGGATCGCTCCGGGAAAGGGGGCGGGCGCGCCGGCCGCGGGGGCGGGGTCCGGACGGCGCGCCGGGGTCACAGCCACCCAACGCCCGGACCGGCGGTGACCAGCGCGACAAAAACGCGCCCCCCGCCGGGGCGGGAGGCGCGGTGGGACGGTGGACGTCGCCGTGCGGGTCAGTCGTAGTCGGGCAGCTTGCCGTATTTGCCGCCGGCCTCGGAGTAATCCGTCTCCAGGCCCATGCGGTTCTTGCTCTCCTCGAGCAGGCTGTACAGCACCGGCACGATGATCAGGGTGATGAACGTCGAGAAGATGACGCCGAAGCCGAGACTCGTGGCCATGGGCACGAGGAACTTGGCCTGCAGGCTCTTCTCGAGCAGCAGGGGCAGCAGCCCGGCGAAGGTCGTCACCGAGGTCAGCAGGATCGGCCGGAAGCGGCGCAGGCCCGCGTCGACGAGGGCCTGGTGCAGGGGTTTCTCCGCCCGCCGGGCCCGGTTGATGAAGTCGATCATGATCAGCGAGTCGTTCACCACCACGCCGGTCAGGGCCACGACGCCGAACATGCTGATCAGGGTCAGGTCGATGCCCATGAGGGCGTGGCCCCACACGGCGCCGACCAGGCCGAAGGGGATGGCCGACATGATCACCACCGGCTGGCTGTACGATTTGAACTGCACCGCGAGCAGCACGTAGATCATGAGGATCGCCAGCATGAAGCCGCTCTTCAGGCTGGCCATGCTCTCGGCGCGGTCGGCCTGCTCGCCCTCCATGGTGTAGCGCAGGCCGGCGTACTTCGTCATGAGCTCGGGCAGGATCTCCTCGCGCAGCACCGCGTTGATCTCCTCGGCGTTGGTGACGTCCTGGTCGATGTCGCCCGTGACCGAGACGATGCGCGTGCGGTCGGCCCGTTCGATGCTGGCGTAGCCCCGCCCGATCTCGACCGCGGCCACGCGCCCGAAAGGCACCTCGTCGCCGGCGGCCGTGCGGATGCGCATGGACTCGATGTCGCCCAGGGAGCGCCGCTCGTCGTCCGGGTAGCGCACCATGACCTTCACCTCGTCGCGGCCGCGCTGGATGCGCATGACCTCGGCGCCATAGAAGCCCGCGCGGACCTGGCGGGCCAGATCGGACAGGGTCAGGCCGAGGGTGCGGGCCTCGGGCTTCAGCTTCAGCTTCATCTCGACCTTGCCTTCGCGGAAGCTGTCGGCGATGTCGATGACGCCGTCGAAGCCGGCGAGCTGGCCCTTCAGCTCCTGGGCCGCATCGACCAGGTCGTCCGGATTGGGCGACGAGAGCTGCACGTAGACCGGCTTGCCGCCCCGGAACAGGTTCGCGGTGAAGGTGAGCGAGACGGCGCCGGTGACCGGGCCGCAGATCTCGCGCCAGCGCTTGGCCATGTCCGGGCTGGGGATGTTGCGGTACTCGGCCTTGAGCAGCTCGGCGTTGACCTCGACCAGGTGCGCGCCGCCGGCGCTCGAGCCCGACGCCCGTCCGACGCCCCGCTCGGTGAAGGGCTGCGAGCCGATGGACGTCGCCACGTGGCGGATGATCGGCAGGGAACCCTCGGGGCGGCCCTGCTCGAACTCGGCCAGCACCTTGTCCAGGGAGTCCTCGAGCTGCCGGACGGCCCTCTCGGCGTCCTCGACGGTGGTGCCCTGGGGCAGGGTGAGCCCGGCCACGAGGTTGTCGGCGTCGACCTTGGGCATGAAGGTGAACTTGATGTGGCCGCCGATGAACATGGCCATGGTGATGGTCAGGGTGATGGTGGCCACGGCGAGCACGATAGGCCGGTGCTGCAGGGCGTACTCCAGGCTCCAGCGGTAGGGGCCCTGGACGAACCGCTCGAGGCCGTCCTCGATGGCCTTCTTGAAGCGGCCATAGGGGCCCTCGTGGGTGGGCGCGCCCTCGGGCGGCAGCGGCTTGATCGTCGAAAGATGCGCCGGCAGGATGAGCAGCGACTCGATCAGCGAGAACGAGAGGATCGCGATCACGACGACCGGGATGTTGTACATGAACTTGCCCATGGTGCCCTCGACGAAGGCCAGGGGCAGGAAGGCGACGACGGTCGTCAGCACGGCCAGCACGACCGGATTGCCCACCTCGAGGGTGCCGAGGGTGGCCGCCTCCTGGGCCGGGCGCCGCCGCTCGCGCAGGGCGAAGACGTTCTCGCCGACGACGATGGCGTCGTCGACGACGATGCCCAGCGAGACGATGAAGGCGAACATGGAGATCATGTTGAGGGAGACCCCGAACATGGGGATCACCCAGAAGGCCCCGCAGAAGCTGATGGCGATGCCCAGGCTCACCCACAGGGCGAGCCGGAACTGCAGCGTGAGCGCGAGCACGAGGAACACGAGCACGAGACCCATGACGCCGTTCTTGAGCAGCAGGTTCATGCGGCTCTTGTAGATCTCCGAGCGGTCGGAGTAGTAGCTAAGGTCGACGCCCGGCGGCAGCTGGTTCTGCATGCCGGCCACGTACTCCTTCACCGCCCTGGTGACCTTCAGCACGCCCACGTCGCCGGTGCGGTACACCTTGATCGTGGCCGCGGCCTGGCCGTCCATGAGGAAGCCCACGTCGACGTCCTCGAAGGAGTCCTTCACCTTCGCGATGCGGTCGAGGGT is a window encoding:
- a CDS encoding efflux RND transporter permease subunit yields the protein MNGLIRWFAHNHVAANLLMLVIIAAGLMSAAGIKQEVFPEVEMDMVTVQVPYLGATPSEVEEAICVRVEEQVQGVDGIKKITSSAVEGMGTVTIELQRGTDKRKALDEIKSEVDRIITFPAETEKPIVTLVEARNQVVDVVVYGDATERTLKMLAEKVRDDLLALDGITYVTISGTRPFEISIEVAERDLRAYGLTLEQVANVVRANSLDLPGGSVKTEAGEILVRTQGQRYTGEEFGRIVVITAPDGTEVTLDRIAKVKDSFEDVDVGFLMDGQAAATIKVYRTGDVGVLKVTRAVKEYVAGMQNQLPPGVDLSYYSDRSEIYKSRMNLLLKNGVMGLVLVFLVLALTLQFRLALWVSLGIAISFCGAFWVIPMFGVSLNMISMFAFIVSLGIVVDDAIVVGENVFALRERRRPAQEAATLGTLEVGNPVVLAVLTTVVAFLPLAFVEGTMGKFMYNIPVVVIAILSFSLIESLLILPAHLSTIKPLPPEGAPTHEGPYGRFKKAIEDGLERFVQGPYRWSLEYALQHRPIVLAVATITLTITMAMFIGGHIKFTFMPKVDADNLVAGLTLPQGTTVEDAERAVRQLEDSLDKVLAEFEQGRPEGSLPIIRHVATSIGSQPFTERGVGRASGSSAGGAHLVEVNAELLKAEYRNIPSPDMAKRWREICGPVTGAVSLTFTANLFRGGKPVYVQLSSPNPDDLVDAAQELKGQLAGFDGVIDIADSFREGKVEMKLKLKPEARTLGLTLSDLARQVRAGFYGAEVMRIQRGRDEVKVMVRYPDDERRSLGDIESMRIRTAAGDEVPFGRVAAVEIGRGYASIERADRTRIVSVTGDIDQDVTNAEEINAVLREEILPELMTKYAGLRYTMEGEQADRAESMASLKSGFMLAILMIYVLLAVQFKSYSQPVVIMSAIPFGLVGAVWGHALMGIDLTLISMFGVVALTGVVVNDSLIMIDFINRARRAEKPLHQALVDAGLRRFRPILLTSVTTFAGLLPLLLEKSLQAKFLVPMATSLGFGVIFSTFITLIIVPVLYSLLEESKNRMGLETDYSEAGGKYGKLPDYD